A genomic stretch from Sphingomonas faeni includes:
- the pgeF gene encoding peptidoglycan editing factor PgeF, whose translation MNIDVIRAKSLGDIPHGFLGRRGGVSTGAYASLNVGIGSDDDPASIAENRRRATEAVLPGAKLVGLYQVHSADAVTVTEPLDDALRPHADALVTNRPGLALGILTADCAPVLFADAQAGVVAAAHAGWKGALGGVTDATILAMEAIGAHRDRIVAAVGPCIARASYEVDDGFIRRFCEADPENERFFADGRADHYQFDLEAYVVSRLAIAGIGRIEALGLDTYTDEDRFFSYRRATHRGEPSYGRQISIIGL comes from the coding sequence ATGAACATCGACGTGATCCGCGCAAAGTCCCTGGGCGACATTCCGCACGGCTTTCTTGGCCGGCGTGGGGGCGTGTCGACGGGGGCGTATGCGAGCCTTAACGTCGGTATCGGATCCGACGACGACCCCGCCAGCATCGCCGAGAACCGCCGACGCGCGACCGAAGCTGTCCTCCCAGGCGCGAAACTCGTCGGTCTCTATCAGGTCCATTCCGCCGACGCGGTCACTGTCACCGAGCCGCTCGACGACGCGCTTCGTCCGCACGCTGACGCGCTGGTCACCAACCGCCCGGGCCTAGCGCTCGGCATCCTCACCGCTGATTGCGCGCCGGTGCTGTTCGCCGACGCCCAAGCCGGCGTCGTCGCCGCCGCGCATGCCGGTTGGAAAGGCGCGCTCGGCGGCGTCACCGATGCGACGATCCTCGCGATGGAAGCGATCGGCGCGCACCGCGACCGGATCGTCGCCGCAGTCGGGCCGTGCATCGCGCGCGCCAGCTACGAGGTCGACGACGGCTTCATCCGCCGGTTCTGCGAGGCGGACCCGGAGAACGAGCGCTTCTTTGCGGATGGCCGTGCCGACCATTACCAGTTCGATCTCGAAGCCTATGTCGTCAGCCGTCTCGCGATCGCCGGGATCGGCCGGATCGAAGCGCTCGGGCTCGACACCTATACCGATGAGGACCGCTTCTTCAGCTACCGGCGGGCGACCCATCGCGGCGAGCCCTCCTATGGGCGCCAGATCAGCATTATCGGGCTGTAA
- a CDS encoding class I SAM-dependent methyltransferase, with protein MAKDNPAPPLTPPASGRGIDTALPERLARAIALAGPIPVAQYMAAANAHYYATRDPLGAGGDFTTAPEISQMFGELVGLWCADLCNRAGRPDVAWVELGPGRGTLAADATRAMAKAGLQPPVHFVETSPALRAAQAERVPAAIWHDAIDTLPTDRPLIVVANEFFDALPIRQLVKREQWHERLVAAQDLLFLPIAGKPLPDAVIPEPFREAPAGSILETSPAAVTIIRGLAKRIAAQGGALIAVDYGYEGPAIGDTLQAVRGHAFANPFEAPGEHDLTAHVDFTTLAAAAQTEGAVAWGPVTQRDLLGALGIDSRTSALAKASPDRAEALGADRSRLMDDMGTLFKALAITAPSWPTPAAFAGWGA; from the coding sequence ATGGCCAAAGATAATCCAGCCCCTCCCCTAACCCCTCCCGCAAGCGGAAGGGGAATCGATACCGCCCTCCCGGAACGCCTCGCCCGAGCGATCGCGCTCGCAGGTCCGATCCCCGTCGCGCAGTACATGGCGGCCGCTAACGCGCACTACTATGCGACCCGCGATCCGCTGGGGGCGGGGGGCGATTTCACCACTGCGCCTGAGATCAGCCAGATGTTCGGCGAACTTGTAGGGCTGTGGTGTGCCGATCTTTGCAACCGCGCTGGCCGCCCAGATGTGGCTTGGGTTGAGCTCGGCCCCGGTCGAGGAACGCTTGCCGCCGATGCTACGCGCGCGATGGCAAAGGCTGGGCTTCAACCGCCCGTACATTTCGTCGAAACCAGCCCAGCGCTGCGCGCGGCTCAGGCCGAGCGCGTGCCCGCCGCCATCTGGCACGACGCGATCGACACGCTGCCGACCGATCGGCCGCTGATCGTCGTCGCCAACGAGTTCTTCGACGCGCTGCCGATCCGGCAGCTCGTCAAGCGCGAGCAATGGCACGAACGGCTCGTCGCCGCGCAGGACCTGCTGTTCCTGCCGATCGCGGGCAAGCCGCTGCCCGATGCGGTGATCCCCGAACCGTTTCGCGAGGCTCCCGCCGGTTCGATCCTGGAAACCTCGCCTGCGGCCGTCACGATCATCCGCGGCCTTGCCAAGCGGATCGCGGCGCAGGGCGGTGCGCTGATTGCGGTCGACTATGGCTATGAGGGGCCCGCGATTGGCGACACGTTGCAGGCCGTGCGCGGGCATGCGTTCGCCAATCCGTTCGAGGCGCCCGGCGAGCACGACCTCACCGCGCATGTCGACTTCACCACGCTTGCCGCCGCTGCGCAGACAGAGGGCGCGGTCGCGTGGGGGCCGGTGACGCAACGCGATTTGCTCGGTGCGCTCGGGATCGATTCGCGGACGTCGGCGCTGGCAAAGGCATCGCCCGATCGCGCCGAGGCGCTCGGGGCGGATCGGAGCAGACTGATGGACGACATGGGAACGCTCTTCAAAGCACTTGCGATCACGGCGCCGTCCTGGCCGACCCCGGCGGCGTTTGCAGGGTGGGGTGCATGA
- the lgt gene encoding prolipoprotein diacylglyceryl transferase, with product MQGRTRGEKPLILSTITAAAGAAAPAVGSHIRFEDLGLHPDVFSIGFFTLRWYSLAYIGGILLGWWYLLKLLAQPGAPMARRHADDLVFYATLGIILGGRLGYVIFYAPEMFLHPLRIFRLWDGGMSFHGGVIGTSIGLILFARKHQLNWLRVHDYIACCVPFGLFFGRLANFVNGELWGKPTDVAWGIIFERTVPFGMVEPARHPSQLYEAGLEGIVLFALLWFAFWKTKARYDPGKLVGLFVLGYGLARFTAEFFREPDSQLRAFAESTGLHMGQWLCVPMILGGAYLVATSAKRRVRVESIAGTQSVA from the coding sequence ATGCAGGGGCGAACGCGTGGGGAAAAGCCTTTGATCCTGTCGACCATCACCGCCGCTGCGGGCGCCGCAGCGCCTGCCGTCGGCAGTCACATCCGTTTCGAGGATCTGGGGCTCCACCCCGACGTCTTCTCGATCGGCTTCTTCACGCTGCGCTGGTACAGCCTTGCCTATATCGGCGGGATTCTGCTCGGCTGGTGGTATCTGCTGAAGCTGCTCGCACAGCCCGGCGCACCGATGGCGCGGCGGCATGCCGACGACCTGGTGTTCTACGCGACGCTCGGCATCATCCTCGGCGGGCGGCTCGGTTACGTGATCTTCTACGCGCCCGAAATGTTCCTGCATCCGCTGCGGATATTCAGGCTCTGGGACGGCGGCATGTCGTTCCACGGCGGGGTGATCGGCACGTCGATCGGGCTGATCCTGTTTGCGCGGAAGCATCAGCTCAACTGGTTGCGCGTGCACGATTATATCGCGTGCTGCGTACCCTTCGGGCTGTTCTTCGGGCGGCTGGCGAACTTCGTCAACGGCGAGCTGTGGGGCAAGCCGACCGACGTCGCCTGGGGGATCATCTTCGAGCGCACCGTGCCGTTCGGGATGGTCGAGCCGGCGCGGCATCCGAGCCAGCTGTACGAGGCGGGGCTGGAGGGCATAGTCCTGTTCGCGCTGCTCTGGTTCGCGTTCTGGAAGACCAAGGCGCGCTATGATCCGGGCAAGCTCGTCGGACTGTTCGTGCTGGGATACGGCCTCGCCCGGTTCACGGCGGAGTTCTTCCGCGAGCCCGATTCGCAGTTGCGGGCCTTTGCCGAGTCTACCGGGCTGCACATGGGGCAGTGGCTGTGCGTGCCGATGATTCTCGGCGGCGCGTATCTGGTCGCGACGTCGGCCAAGCGGCGGGTGCGAGTCGAGTCGATCGCGGGTACGCAGAGCGTCGCCTAG
- a CDS encoding xanthine dehydrogenase family protein molybdopterin-binding subunit — protein MTISRRGLLVGGGAGIGLVVAWSLWPRTYAPNLVANPGETPFGAWLKIGTDGHVTVAVPQVEHGQGVCTTLPQIVADELGADWRTIGVEPAPINPLYANPIGTHDLFEGLFDRLPDGTAQPPMLTGGSSSIRMFEQACREAGAGARALLCMAAAKRWDADWTQVAVEAGFCTYQAKRIRFAELAEEAAKFTLPDPLPLGIQGAGKLVGKSVPRLDTPSKVDGSANFAGDVRLADMVHAAIRQGPVGGRLTRVDRAAADRIRGVLSVVENPRWVAAVATTGWAAQKALDALAPRFENDAPLPDTESIDAALDAALARPGMRMAETGDVAATFQGAKLVTATYRAGLGLHAAIETRSATASFSNGRLELWLATQAPGLARSAAARAANLSEDAVVVHPMLIGGSFGAALEHYVAEQAAVLALKLRRPVSLVWSRGEDSLHDHYRAPAIAKMAARLAPNGAIMGWSANIAAPATGAEMARRMMPGLATKAALIGTKGDRYAVAGATPAYRIPAYAIDHHPAEIGIPTGHLRGGAHGYTAFFTECFLDELARAAQSEPMSFRIGMLGGEPRLARCLSTAAALGGWNGGVAGSGQGIACHAFRGSYIAVMAEAHTGADQRPVIDRLVAAVDCGALINPDIVRQQIEGGLIFGIASALGATTGITRGLADARGFDTIALPHLADTPDITVELIRSDEAPGGVGELGVPAVAPAIANALYASTGFRIRNLPLRPAS, from the coding sequence ATGACGATCAGCAGGCGCGGATTACTGGTTGGCGGCGGCGCGGGGATCGGCCTCGTCGTAGCCTGGAGCCTCTGGCCCCGAACCTACGCCCCCAATCTCGTCGCCAACCCCGGCGAAACCCCGTTCGGCGCATGGCTCAAGATCGGCACCGACGGCCACGTCACCGTCGCCGTCCCACAGGTCGAACACGGCCAAGGCGTCTGCACTACCCTCCCCCAGATCGTCGCGGACGAGCTCGGCGCGGACTGGCGCACGATCGGCGTCGAGCCCGCCCCGATCAACCCGCTCTACGCCAACCCGATCGGCACGCACGACCTGTTCGAAGGCCTGTTCGACCGCCTCCCGGATGGCACCGCGCAGCCGCCGATGCTGACCGGCGGATCCAGTTCGATCCGGATGTTCGAGCAAGCCTGCCGCGAGGCCGGTGCAGGCGCCCGCGCGCTGCTCTGCATGGCAGCGGCCAAGCGCTGGGACGCCGACTGGACCCAAGTCGCCGTCGAGGCCGGCTTCTGCACATATCAAGCCAAGCGCATCCGCTTCGCCGAACTCGCCGAGGAGGCCGCGAAGTTCACGCTCCCCGACCCCCTCCCGCTCGGCATCCAGGGCGCGGGCAAGCTCGTCGGCAAGTCCGTACCCCGCCTCGACACGCCCTCGAAGGTTGACGGTTCGGCCAACTTCGCCGGGGACGTACGCCTCGCCGACATGGTCCACGCGGCGATCCGCCAAGGCCCGGTCGGCGGTCGCCTGACCAGGGTCGACCGCGCCGCTGCGGATCGCATCCGCGGCGTGCTCTCGGTGGTCGAGAACCCGCGCTGGGTGGCCGCAGTCGCGACGACAGGATGGGCCGCACAAAAGGCGCTCGACGCGCTGGCGCCACGGTTCGAGAACGACGCCCCGCTCCCGGACACAGAGTCGATCGACGCAGCGCTGGACGCCGCGCTCGCGCGTCCCGGCATGCGGATGGCAGAGACCGGAGACGTCGCCGCGACGTTCCAGGGCGCCAAGCTCGTCACCGCGACCTACCGCGCCGGTCTCGGCCTGCACGCAGCGATCGAGACCCGCAGCGCGACCGCCTCCTTCTCGAACGGCCGCCTCGAACTCTGGCTTGCGACTCAAGCACCCGGTCTTGCACGATCGGCGGCGGCGCGCGCGGCGAACCTCAGCGAGGATGCGGTCGTCGTCCACCCGATGCTGATCGGCGGATCGTTCGGCGCAGCACTCGAACACTACGTCGCCGAGCAAGCCGCCGTCCTCGCGCTCAAACTCCGCCGCCCGGTCAGCCTCGTCTGGTCGCGCGGCGAGGACTCGCTCCACGACCACTACCGCGCACCCGCGATCGCGAAGATGGCCGCACGGCTCGCCCCCAACGGCGCGATCATGGGCTGGAGCGCAAACATCGCCGCCCCCGCCACCGGCGCCGAGATGGCACGCCGCATGATGCCGGGGCTCGCCACCAAAGCCGCACTGATCGGCACCAAGGGCGATCGCTACGCCGTGGCCGGCGCAACGCCCGCCTACCGCATCCCCGCCTATGCGATCGACCACCACCCCGCCGAGATCGGCATCCCGACCGGCCACCTCCGCGGCGGCGCACACGGCTACACCGCGTTCTTCACCGAATGCTTCCTCGACGAACTCGCGCGCGCGGCCCAGTCCGAACCGATGTCGTTCCGCATCGGCATGCTCGGCGGCGAACCACGACTCGCTCGCTGCCTGTCGACCGCGGCGGCACTCGGCGGCTGGAACGGCGGCGTCGCCGGCAGCGGCCAGGGCATCGCGTGCCACGCCTTCCGCGGCAGCTACATCGCGGTTATGGCCGAAGCGCATACGGGCGCGGACCAGCGCCCGGTAATCGACCGGCTCGTCGCCGCGGTCGATTGCGGCGCGCTGATCAACCCCGACATCGTCCGCCAGCAGATCGAGGGCGGTCTGATCTTCGGCATAGCTTCCGCACTCGGCGCAACGACCGGCATCACTCGCGGGCTCGCCGACGCGCGCGGGTTCGACACGATCGCCCTGCCCCACCTCGCCGACACGCCCGACATCACCGTCGAGCTGATCCGCAGCGACGAAGCCCCCGGCGGCGTCGGCGAACTCGGCGTCCCCGCGGTCGCGCCGGCGATCGCCAATGCACTCTATGCGTCAACAGGCTTCCGCATCCGCAATTTGCCTTTAAGACCAGCGTCATGA
- a CDS encoding GNAT family N-acetyltransferase, translating into MIAYRNAIPADGPELAAMAKRSFTDTFGTLYRPEDLAVFLDQTFGEKGLPAQLSDPAFTVRVAVDEAGEIVGFAKIGTVAFPGDWPATAIELHQLYVRGDQHGAGVGPALMDWAIDVARADGRTEMILSVYVDNHRAHRFYQRYGFVEIGRYVFMVGEQPDDDRIMRLVL; encoded by the coding sequence ATGATCGCCTATCGCAACGCCATCCCGGCGGACGGACCCGAGCTCGCCGCGATGGCGAAGCGGTCGTTCACCGACACCTTCGGCACGCTATATCGGCCCGAAGACCTTGCCGTGTTTCTCGACCAGACGTTCGGTGAAAAGGGGCTTCCGGCGCAGCTGTCCGATCCTGCTTTCACGGTGCGCGTTGCGGTGGACGAGGCGGGTGAGATCGTCGGGTTTGCGAAGATCGGAACTGTTGCGTTTCCCGGCGACTGGCCCGCAACCGCGATCGAACTCCATCAGCTCTATGTGCGCGGCGACCAGCATGGCGCGGGTGTTGGTCCGGCGTTGATGGACTGGGCGATCGACGTCGCGCGGGCGGACGGGCGAACGGAGATGATCCTAAGCGTGTATGTGGACAACCACCGGGCGCACCGGTTCTACCAGCGCTACGGGTTCGTCGAGATCGGGCGGTATGTGTTCATGGTTGGCGAGCAGCCGGATGATGACCGGATCATGCGGCTCGTATTGTGA